TTTTCATGGCTCACAAGAATTTGtataggttctcttgagcactagttctaagtcaaaacctgcagatcaaagttcctcttgatagtacggggttcctatactcaaaaataaaataaaagtctaCTCTTCGAGTAAATTTCAACCACCGGTTTTTTATTTCCTTTCGAGGGGTCGTACTTGATCATATGTTTTGCTTGTTCAactttagcacctgcacacatactAGATAACGAGATTAAACGTACATGTGTTTTGTCATctaaacaccaaaacccacttaggggcctagatatctttcacatCTTCAATGGATTGATAATCTTCTTTGCTTCATATGTGTTTTTTGGTAAAAAGTTAGGCTTCGGGAGTAGCTTGCCCAACAGAGTAAAAAGTTCATTGAAACTATTGTCTGACCAGCCGAATTTAGCCTTTAGAatcagaagatgaaggatgAAATGCAACACTGTCCACTCCTTCCACATCCCTCATACATATGGTCCTTTGCTGCCTTCTTGAGTGTCTCGAAATTCTCTAAGCTTTTAGCACTCCTTAGCAACACCTCCGGTTCAATGTGGCGCAACATGTCCTCCATATCAACATCACGTTCCTCGTCCACCTGTGGCGTATCTGTTTGATCACCATTTTGATCTCCACGATCATAATCATCATGCATCATGACATGATCATTTTCGTTTGCATCATCACCACCCACTTCATCACAGCCAGTATCGATGTCTGCGTTGTTGAAAGTACCTTTTGTCTCACCATGGTGGGACCAAATTGTGTATCCATCCACAAAACCTCACTTTATCAAATGCATCTTGATGACATCAGTATCCTCCTATACAATTTTGTTGCTACAGTCAAAACACAGACAACGTATTTGCATCGTCTTGCAAATGCGAGCGTGCTTCTCCATAGCCTCAACAAACTTTGATACCTATCAGGGATCTGGATCAATGTTTCAAACGTCACCTACGCTCGCCTCTTTGCCAGGGGTAGGTTCGTGTAATACTGAACGGATTCGCTTACGCTTCCGCCCTTTCGTTTGTACCTTCGCTCGCTTCAAGTTGCATAGGATGTACTTGTTTCTCCTTGTGGTCGCAGGGATTCACATCGAGAGCATAGTGAAGGTCCTGGGAAAACCTATTCGGATGAGGTGATGATTAATAGCACCTTCGCTGATCCAAGTACGATGCGAAGGTCCCTAGAAAATCTATTCGAACGTGACGAGGACCACCAATCACTTGTTTCTCCAAATAACAAGGTGAAGGTAAATGGCATTCCAAGTGACCCTGGCGGAGGTGTTGGTGAAAAGGGTCATGTTGTAAGCGTGACCAGGGTGGCGTGAATGGCGTGATCACCTTAGAGTGAACAAGTTGGATTAGGACTCTTTCTTTACCAAATTGTGCATCATATTCTTAGAATATAGTGGTTGTATAGGGGTAAATGCGGTATGTAAAAGTTGGTTGATCTCCCTATAAAAGAGGAGTCGCCCCTACTGTACAAGGGTTCACATTTTTTGGAGTAATACTAGCCCTAAGAGCCTTGTGTAATTTCTTCTGTGTGTTTTTCACCTCAAGTATTTGTGATAGAGCTCGCTTTATCACAACATTTTGGCGCCCACCGTCTGTGCATGAGAAAAAAATTCATGATGGCTCCCAAGAAGAAGAGATCAATGGTTAACTCAAGGAAGATAGTACCTAGTAAAGCAAAAGATAATAGCAATCCGAATGCAAATACCCATCCAGAGCAACAAAGATAGGGTGAAGAAAACCCTACACAGCAAGAGAAAACCACAAGAGTAGAAGCGAGGGTAGCAAGCAATTTATCCCCACTTGAGATCGAATTGGCTAAGCTAAGAGGCAGGAGGTTGAGGAATTGAGCAGAGCAAAAAGAAGATTGGTTGAGAAAACGTTGGCATAGCAAAAAGCTATGGAAGCTGCAAAAGAGGTGCAATTAGCCAAGAGAAGAAATAAGCAAACTTCAGCAAGAACTACAAATCATCAAAGCCAAACAAGTGCTAACCACTATCTTACCATTTCCAAATCAAGACACACAGCAGAATCCAACCAATCTGCCCAGCACCTTTGCACCACCTAATTTCGAGAGGCAAACCAATCAGCCCAGCACCTTCGCAGGCACGAGTGCAGGTTCAGGGGACAGATTCGTGGCTAATCAATTTGAGTCGGGTCCTTCGCTTCAGGAAGTCAGAATCCTGCGCACCAGGGCATGGGATCGAAAGTCTCCATTGTTGCAGGAAATCCAAGTAACCCCCTGGTCACAAACTTACAGACCAGTTCCTCCTCCAAAGAACTCAGGGCATTCGGACCCAAGGCAGTTTCTCCTGAGCTACGAGGCAGCAATATTATCAGCCGGAGGTGATGACTCAGTTTTGGCTAAATCTTTCATTATTGCAGCAGAAGACTCAGCTGCTCAATGTACTCATTATTAAGCCCAGGGATAATTCATTGCTGGGAAGATTTGAAGCTGAGAATACTTTCAAATGTTTAGGGGTTTCAGACGTCGTAGCTAACAGAAAGTGATTTGTTTTGTTGCAAACAAAAAGATAAGGAACCATTGCAGAATTACTTCAGATAGAAGATTCATGCATTTAAGGGCCCAGGCTCCAAACATACTGGATGCTGTGGCAATTAATGCAGCCATCAATTGTTTAAGGCCAGGGCAGTGTCGATCACACCTCATGCGAGAAACACCCAAAACAATTCAAGACCTGCACGAGGAATTTGAGAAATATTGCAGATCCGATAATGACTATCGAATGTGTATGGAAAAGCAAGCCCAGTAAAGGCAAGCTGGAAGGAAAAATCAAAACAATAACAGGGGTTGGGCAAATCACAGAAATATACCATCTCATCCCACCAGAACCATATTCGGTGTCGAAGGTGGAAATCAACAGGAGCAGCCTGAGCAGAGTTTAGCTAAGAATTCAAGCAACCACTATGCACCAAATCCAAGCAGCAATCAATCGCAAACTTTCTCAAGCAACCAATACCAGGGGGGGATCAGAGGCAGAAGAAGCGGAGGTCAGCAACCACAGGAAAGGAGTAAAATTTATTGCATTTTCCATGGTCAAAATTTTGACCACGGATCCACGTATTGCCCTAACAAGAAAAGAATGGATGCAATATTAGAGGAGGAAAAGAAACAAAAGGAAAGAAATGAATCTTGTCAATCACACTTCTTCAGCTTGGTCTCCGCAGCATTTTTGCCCGCAGTATCAGGGAATGAATCCCGTTTCAGTGGCTAGCTCCATTTCAACCCCAGCTTTCAATTACCAGCCGGCACAATCGCTCAATCAGCAAACCGGTCTGGCAGTCTTTGGCGTGTGATGAGACAACTCACCGCGAGGGCTAGAGATTGGCGTCACAGCCTGGATTTGCACAGGTCGCCGTCGTTCAGAGGACCTGCGCGTACGCGGCGCCCTGTCTGCTGCCCGCTGCCGGAGAAGCCGCGGGTCGCGGGTGTAGCGGAGAGGCGGAGGAGAGGCGCAGCCGGACGACAATTTGGAGGCGCACGAGCTGCGCGGTCGCCTGGCGGTCAGAGGAGTCGTCCCAGCAGCCCTGCCTGGCGGTCGGATGAGCTGCGCGTCGCGGGTGCCAGGCGGTCGGAGAAGTCGTACCGGTGGTCGAGCAGACAACGATTTGGAGGCGCACGGCCGGCCAGACGACGACTTGGGGCCACCGACGCCGCCGGGAACCCTAGCCGCGCCCCTGGTCTTCTTGTCGACCTCGTGTGGGAgatgagaaagaaaggaaaaaaaacattTCGATTGCGTAACCAATGGCATGGTGGGTAATTACTAGCAAGTTGAGAGAGGTGGGAATCTGGAAAATCTGGGGTAGAGTCAGATTTTTCTTTGAACTACAAAAATCTGGAGATTATTGATAATCTATGACTGACAGTTAGTCTTTTGGTTCGGATTTCAGATTTTTAGTAGAGAATCTGCTGGGAAAAGCTGAACCAAAGGGAGCCTCAATCGTTTCAGGCCCAAAATGTTGAAAGAAGCCTCCGCACGAGCACCCAGCAATACCTCAACCACCACCGTACTCAGGGGCATCAGCACCTCCTCAACCAGCGAAGTAGAGGGACAATCGGGGCAGTCTGAAGCATTGCCAACTATTGGTATGATTATGCCTATCTCTGGCTGTTTAGCCACAGAATTTGAAAGCAAAAAACATAGAAGCAATTATTTCAGAGAGGTCCAAAACATATGTGTGGAGGGCAAAGTGGTCAAAACATAGTGGCCTCACATTCCGATAACTTTCACAGAAGCAGATATGCAGCCGAAAAGTTTCCCACACAACGACACTTTTGTCATCAACGCAAATATCGCAGACTGGACAATCGGAAAAATTCTAGTGGACAATGGCTCTTCCGTGGATATCATGTTCGCCAGCACTTTCGACAAGATGGAATTAAACAGAAATCTTGTGCAGCCCCCAGATACACCGTTGTATGGTTTTGGTGGGAAAGTAATTCACGCGTTAGGAAAAATATCTTTACCGGTCTCTTTCGGTACAATTCAGAATGCAATAACTGAGTACATCTCATTCGATGTGGTTGAAATGTAGTACCCGTACTTTGGGATTTTTGGAAGAGGATTCTTGAATAAATTTGAAGCGGTAATTCATCAGTCCTATCTATGTATGAAAATGCCCACCCTGCAAGGTGTCATCACAATTTTTGGTGATCAGGGTGATGGGAGAAATCTAGTAAGAGGAAGGACCCCAGGTCAAAGAAATGTAAATGCAATTGAACTAGAAAAGCAAACTAAGGAGATTATAGAAGAGCCCAAAAGAAATAAAGAGAAAGTAAACATTGAAGAAAATTGCGACACAAAGAGAGTGCTTCTTGATGACATGGTCTATGGCCGGGAGGTCATTATTGGGACTGACCTTGATccggaagaagaaaggggattgATTGAGTTCTTGCATAAAAATAAGGATGTGTTTGCCTGATCTGCAAATGATTTGGCGGGAGTCAACAGAAATATCATTGAGCACAAGCTAAGCATTGAGAAAGCTATCAGACCCAAAAAGCAGAAATTGAGAAAGATGTCAGATGACAAGATTCAAGCAGTGAAGTCTGAAGTGCAAAGGTTGTTAGATGCGAAGGTCATCAGGGAAGTCATATACCCTCAATGGCTAGCAAGCACTGTGCCTGTCAAAAAGAATAATGGAAAGTGGAGAATGTGTATTGATTTCACCGACCTGAACAAAGCATGCCTAAAAGATAATTTCCCTTTGCCTCGAGTGGACCAAGTAATTGATGCAGCGGCAAGAGCAGCAATCATGTCACTTCTTGATTGTTTCTCAGGATATCACCAAGTGCGGATGTAGAAAGGAAGATGAGGAAACCTAGTTTTATCACTCCTTTTGGAACATATTGTTTCGTCCGAATGCTAGAGGGGCTGAAAAATGCAGGGCCAACTTTCACTAGAATGACGGGGGAGGTTTTTATGCCTCAAACCAACAGAAATGTTTTGGCATACGTTGATGATATCATTGTAAAGAGTGATGAGAGGCTAGACCACATTAAAGAACTGGCGAAGACCTTCGCTAGATTGCAAGAGGCAAATCTAAAATTGAACTTAGAAAATATATTTTTGGTGTTCAGAAAGGAAAAATTCTGGGTTGTTTGGTATCAACTAAGGGGGTAGAAGCAAACCCGGATAAAATTAAAGCAATCAGAGAAATGCAAGAGCCAAAGTTCAGAAAAGATGTACAAAAGCTTATTGAAAGAATCGCGGCTTTAAATAGGTTCATATCCAGATCAGCTGAAAGAAGCTTGCCTTTCTTCAAGGCACTAAGGGGATCCGGAAAACTGGAGTGGGGACCCGAACAAACCAAACCTTTTGCAGAATTGAAAGATTATATTGAGAAAATGGCTATATGTCAGGAGAACACCTGCTGATGTATGTTGTAGCATCTCAGTCGGCAATCAGCGCACCCTAGTGCGGGAAGTCGAAAACGAAGGTTCAAAGAAACAAGTCCCAGTATACTATGTGTCAGATACTATGTGTCAGAGGCTCTTTCAGGATCCTATACTATATGCTGGGAAGTTTGCTCATTATGTAAATATATTGGGTACTTGCTGTTATTATTTCATCGAACTAATATTTGAAAAATTGGGCTAGAAAACTACTGGAATGCTATTTTACCATTGAACATCAAGCTTCTGCTTCCTGCTTGTAATATTGGTCAAATATATGCCTATTGTTGCTTGTTCTTACTGGAGCATTGAGGTGTTTTTTACCAACATATGGCAGGGAACCAAACGGCATCCACAACtttttgccaaacatttgtgGCATTAATCCAAACAGCAGCCAAACCTTAGTTATCAACCAAACACTCTATTTTTGCCACATAATGTGGCTTGCCACAGGTGTGGCTGGTACCTAACCTTAGGCGTGACAAATTGTGTCTGGCAACCAAACATGCTCTTCCAAAGGGATCTATCAATCCTCCGAACATAAGTCTGACAGCAAAAGGTGAAACCATATtttcagtgaacgatccaataATTACTATAACGGACACTGCATCTATAAGATAGAACTGACCCTCAGCGCTATATTTATTTTGACCATGTATGATGAGTATTTTAATTTACACCTACTTCTCAGAATCCAATTTGCTATTGCTAGGCTATGATGAAGAGTGAAGGTGTTAACTTAATAGGGGGTAAGTGCCTCTACACTTTTAAACTCTTAGACCTTCTGTTCGAATATGAAGATACTCAATCATATTAAGTAGCACTTCGAAAATTCTGCAAGTATGCTGCTTCATGTTAAATAAACCATGGAAATGGATTCTTTGTATGACTATTAAATGCTCGACATATTAGTTTGTTATTAATGCCAAGACTTCGTTATAGATCTGAGAATTCTTACTTTGCCTTGATGTTCTGAGAATGCTTACTTTGCCTTGCTGGTCTTACAAAGCATTATAGTTCTGAGAATGGCCTTACTATACAGAGCATTCTCACTGTATACACTGGCCTTTATTTCATTGCAGCAAAATTATTACTTGGGACCAGGATGTTGCATGAAACTACACTTTCTCTACTGTACTTCCTATGCCAGGCACCCAATGACCCAAAGTGGACGGGAACATATAGGTGCATTACATATCAATAATATTCTGATTGAGAGCAACTACTGTTGTGTGAGCATAATTGCAGGTTTTTATCATTTGGATTCTGTAGGCTCCATTTTAAGAAGCAACATTCTAATTTTAGGAATATAATTGTTGTTTCCAAGAATCTCCTACATTTGGAAATTTACTCTCCTTCAAGGCTAGAAGTAATGTTTTTTTAGGGGTTACTTTAGCGCAAGAAGGTCAATTCTGATGCACACCAATACTGAAATTGGTGCATGTGATCAGATCTGTATTAACCCTGACGATCTACTTCTACTATACAGTCTTTTCTGCTCGGTCTCTTAACTTCTATCGCTTTGAATTGGCACTTGGGGCATATTATTATCTCTTGATATATGCCATGCATGTCCACTCGTTGACTGTGTTTCGTTGTTGAGTCTGTAAATTATATTATTTTCTTTTGTTATTGCACATAGATATTTGCACTGAATTTTTCTCTTTGCGCATTTACAGTTTTGTTGATCAAAGAACCATGGAAGGGCCGTTCGAGTTGAACCCAAATGTCAGTACTTTCATACCTGGATTCCTGAGTTCATTTGTAGACAAGGCCCCACAAAAACAAGCAGGTGAGACTAAAAGCACTTTTCTAATGGTTCTGCAGGTTTTGAACTCACAGATTTATTTAATTCACATGACTACACTCAAAGCTGAGCATGTCATAACATTTTCGCAGAGTCATCATCAAAGGGATACCCTTCTACCCTTCTAGTGACTCTTTTGATCCTTTGTGCTACGAGGAAAATGACATGGATCCACTTGCTCTAGCCAAAATGCTCGTTTTGATGTCTCCAAATGTATACATAGATTTCATTGATGAGTTGCTTAAGGTAAATGATTGTGATATAAGTCTGACTGTTGATATGCTCCACAGATTGCGATATTTTTATATTATTGTGCTGTAAAAATAGTGCTACTTTAAATATTTTATAATCTCAAAAAATTTATCACAATGGTTCGGGACCCCACCCACCGTGAAAATAAACCTTCACAGCCGGTTGGCGGCAGAAACTGGCTGTAAAAATGTTGTTTTGAACTTGTGCTGAAAATCTTATTTTCACTTCCGCTTGTTCGGTGCCACCTCCCAAGACCGGCTCTGAAAATAGGTTTGGAAACGGCTCAGGAAAGCATTCTGTAGTAAAGCATTCTGTAGTAGTGTATACGTCCATGATTTGATTCATTATTATATTTGTAAGTTAAAAAAATGATTTTGATGTGTTGCTTCCCAACTATCTCTAAAGTTTATCAAATGTGTTATTTGGCGTGTTATCTTCACCCAACTATATAACCAGTCTTTCCCATCTCTTTGATGCCTCTTAACACGCGGCTAAGTGCGGCTGCCTAGAAACAAAAGGAAAATATGATGGGAAGATAATAAAATAAAATTAGAGATGCAACTCTAATCTTTATTATAGCAGGTCCTAATGGATAACTTACATGTACAAAGTATTAAAGTAACAGCGAATCCAACATCTATATGCATGTTCCAAAACCATGCACGTACGCTAACCTTTTGATAAGCCACTTAATTGTTTTCAAACAAGTTTCGCATCCAGCATGCTGTGTATGGGAATAAGCTTTCCAATTCCGTTATATGAAAGGTGCCCAACTCTTGAACCTTTGAGGTATTCAAATGATAAGATACGACTCCGACTCCTGATAATACATGAAAGAAGGCAATCTCTTTGTAAGGATGAAATCCAAGGAAAACAATACCATACGCCCAGTCTATTGTAGTGGCCTGCTTGTTATCTGTGATCTCTAGGACGATACCATCATCGAAGTCCCATCCATCGAGTTGGTCTTGCGCATGTGCTTCATCCTTGGTATTATAGTCATCAACAGTCGTCCATGGTTTGCTATATTTATTAGCAAATTGAAGATGAGGAATATCTTCAAGGGATTGAAGGTTGATGTTACTCTTCAATACCCACTCCATCTGACCGCAAAGTTCATTAAGCAACCAAACTTGACATTGTGGGCAAGTAACACCATCCTGTTGAAGTAGCGCAGAGTAGACCCCTTTTTCTGATTTTCCCAAGTAACAGAGATCATATTCACCAAGTCCGGTCCTTGATACAGGCGATTTAATCATTTGGTACTTGTCACCTGACAAGTTTATTCTGCAAATATATAATGGGATATGAATTATATGATCGTAGAGAGTTGATCAAGTAATAATAATTAATTAATGATATATATAGTAGAGATACCTAATTACAGAATCATTTCGACAACGCACATAGAGTGCTCCCTGAAAATAGACGCCCTAGCCGTCCAGGCTTCCGCCGGAGCGCCACATCATATCGGCGATGGTTCCTGCGGGATCCCCTTGGCGGACAAAGGACCTCTCCTCCCACCTCCATTTCCTCGAGGAGAAGACGTGTGTTGTGTATGGCGACGGTGGCCAGTACTGATCTGCTGAGTAGTCTGCTGATAGATGTTGGGttttgtcgtcgtcgtcgtctccgTGGCTGATGGCATGTTACATGGGGATGAGAAATACCTCGTAGTGCTGCGGCGACACCATGGGATCGTAGAAAATCAGCTCATTGTCGACACGTAGAAACAGCTGACCGTCGACACCAGAAAATGATGATGATGGGTAGGCAGGCAAGGTGGCCCACTGTCGTGTGGCAGGGTTGACCACCATCTGCTGCCCAAGTAGAAGCAGACCATTACAGTGGTCCTTGATGCTCATGTAGCTGAGGGTGTCGTAGAGGTCGTCGAGGCAGGTGGTGATTCGGCGCATTGTCGATGGGGGTGCGAAGAAAGATGGGCGGTCTTGGAGGTCGTTGGGGTTGCAGAAGAAGCCATCGAGCTGGAGAGGGAGGAGGTCGACGCGGAGCATACGTCGGGCGTCGATGATGGAGCACCACTGCTTGCGGACGCAGCATGACGCGGCAAGGCTTCTaggcgggaggcggcggaggacgtCGACGAGCATGTCGtcaggcagcagcagcaccgccgccgatgATCCACCATCATCATCCTCATCCTGCTGGTTGCCGCTGCTGGCAGCCTGGTCGGGCTCGTTGAGGAAGAGGTCCTCCAGGACGCGGAACACGCCGTGCGCTCAGACGACGGCGGCGCCGAGGGCCAGCATGGAGAAAAGGAAATTGGTGATAAAACATCGCTAGAATAAAGACACAAACACCATCTACATAAGCAAGCAGAAAAGGAAACATATGCAGTGCTAGGGATATGGCATGAAAGGTGAAACCACAGATGTTTATTTACATGATCTATTATTGATGCAAAGCATGCAAACATTGAGCATGTTCTTGTGCAGGATGAGCCTAAAAACAACAAAATTGAAATGAGAACTAGGTGATGTAAGGGACCCATGAATGGTAAGTCGAATCAACAAGAAATAGTGTCCGCTTGCCTTTGAATCGTGGAACTTGAGGTAGAAGCGGGACTTGGGAATGGACAGCTTTGACTCCAGAATAGAAGCAATGGCTGCACTAAGCTTCTTGTTGACATCAGGGTTCAGCCCTCCAATGGAAACCAGCTCACCATAAGCTGCAGGCTCCTGTGTACCTACAAATGCCATAGGCACTGAACCCTTGAGAACAACCATCACGTACTGTGGGAGGACAAGCATTCCAGTTTATTCCTCAAGATTTTAGTAACCAAGAGAAATGGCTTTGACTGAACAAATCAAGCACAGAGAAACAATAAAAGCTAAATTTCAGCAATTTGAGGCTAGCACCACAGGTCACCACCAGAAATCCAAAGGGTGACAGTATGAGAATAAGCCTAGCTTGGTCAGGTTTCGGAACCAAAATATTTATACAGGTCATTTTTGTCCATGATAGTTAGCAAAGCAGCCGCCCGACTAACACTAACTAGACTACATGGCTAACATATGGTAACCTCTAGTATGGTCAGGTCACTGGAACATAAGAATTTGGCTAGTCAACCATGTAGCAAAGCAGCTGTCTCACAAACACTAACATCAATAACTG
The Panicum hallii strain FIL2 chromosome 6, PHallii_v3.1, whole genome shotgun sequence genome window above contains:
- the LOC112898207 gene encoding putative F-box protein At1g32420, producing MVFDLFLNEPDQAASSGNQQDEDDDGGSSAAVLLLPDDMLVDVLRRLPPRSLAASCCVRKQWCSIIDARRMLRVDLLPLQLDGFFCNPNDLQDRPSFFAPPSTMRRITTCLDDLYDTLSYMSIKDHCNGLLLLGQQMVVNPATRQWATLPAYPSSSFSGVDGQLFLRVDNELIFYDPMVSPQHYEVFLIPM
- the LOC112898041 gene encoding macrophage migration inhibitory factor homolog, producing MVVLKGSVPMAFVGTQEPAAYGELVSIGGLNPDVNKKLSAAIASILESKLSIPKSRFYLKFHDSKAHPAQEHAQCLHALHQ